From Salmo salar chromosome ssa09, Ssal_v3.1, whole genome shotgun sequence:
CATGAGAGGGGGGGTGAAGGGGGGGGTGTATGGTGCCGCGCATGAGAGGGGGGGTGAAGGGGGGGTGTATGGTGCCGCGCATGAGAAGGGGGGGTGAAGGGGGGTGTATGGTGCCGCGCATGAGAGGGGGGGTGAAGGGGGGGTGTATGGTGCCGCGCAtgagagaggggtgaagggggGGTGTATGGTGCCGCGCATgagagagggggtgaaggggggGTGTATGGTGCCGCGCATGAGAGGGGGGTGAAGGGGGGGTGTATGGTGCCGCGCAtgagagaggggtgaagggggGTTTATGGTGCTGCGCATGAGAGAGAGGTGAAGCATTTTGCAGTGAGTCTGGAATTCTCATTTTGTTCAGATTAAGAAAGTGGGGGTAGCGGGGGGTTCGTGGGAGAGGGGTGCTGGATtatttggggggtggggggtgatgGACATTCCTTAGGATGAAGTAGGTCATTGTTCCCCGTCTCTACTGAAGAGAGCCTTCTGAAGGAACTGACCAACTGAAAGCattggagggagagagcgagagaggggggacaggtcCCTATATGgaaagggaggaagggggagcagTAATCCTATTGAAAATGCCTCTGAAGGACAGACCAAGAGGAGCAGGGAGAAAGGAAAACGAATGGAATGTGACAACAGAAAAATGCCATTGGTGGTCAGTCTGAGGCGGCTTGATGTGGAGAGACGTTTCTGTTGAATGGCAGTGGGTTTACAGGAACCAGGCAACCACCTCTCCCatattcagcctctctctctctctcccgctaagAAACTCTAACTCCACCTCTCATCCCCCCTcactcttttctttctcttcctcccttcccaACCGTTTCTCTTCCCATACAACCATTCCCATGGTGTTTTTTTTCTGCTGAGGGATTTTATGTGCTGTCCTGCTGTTGGGACACTGCTATTCCTGCTGTTGGGACACTGTGCTATTCCTGCTGTTGGGACACTGCTATTCCTGATGTTGGGACACTGCTATTCCTGCTGTTGGGACACTGCTATTCCTGCTGTTGGGACACTGCTATTCCTGCTGTTGGGACACTGCTATTCCTGCTGTTGGGACACTGTGCTATTCCTGCTGTTGGGACACTGCTATTCCTGATGTTGGGACACTGTACTATTCCTGCTGTTGGGACACTGTGCTATTCCTGATGTTGGGACACTGTGCTATTCCTGATGTTGGGACACTGCTATTCCTGATGTTGGGACACTGTGCTATTCCTGATGTTGGGACACTGTGCTATTCCTGATGTTGGGACACTGTGCTATTCCTGATGTTGGGACACTGCTATTCCTGATGTTGGGACACTGTGCTATTCCTGATGTTGGGACACTGTGCTATTCCTGCTGTTGGGACACTGTGCTATTCCTGATGTTGGGACACTGTGCTATTCCTGATGTTGGGACACTGTGCTATTCCTGATGTTGGGACACTGTGCTATTCCTGCTGTTGGGACACTGTGCTATTCCTGATGTTGGGACACTGTGCTATTCCTGCTGTTGGGACACTGTGCTATTCCTGCTGTTGGGACACTGTGCTATTCCTGCTGTTGGGACACTGTGCTATTCCTGCTGTTGGGACACTGTGCTATTCCTGCTGTTGGGACACTGTGCTATTCCTGCTGTTGGGACACTGTGCTATTCCTGATGTTGGGACACTGTGCTATTCCTGATGTTGGGACACTGTGCTATTCCTGATGTTGGGACACTGCTGTGAAGGGAAACCAGTACATACAGGACAATGTCAAATGAAATAAACATCCATCTGTTTTGATCATAACCCCTCTGATTTTCAACCCTATTGTCAGCTACAGGAGGActggtcccaaatggaaccctattccctatatagtacactatgggcctCGGTCAAAAGTAGCGTGCTATATAACCTTTTTTTTTTGCCTTTCGTGAACTagcacttgactttttcccctttctacctctgactttgctgatagtacATACATTCTTTCCTCAATTAAGTAGCTATGACTTGAGATGTGGTGGTCCCACCTCGCTGCCTTATGATAAATTCTATAActaaagtcgctctggataagagcgtctgctaaatgacaatgtatagggaatagggtgccattttggatgcaagtCGTCAGGTTTTCTATAGCCTGGAGCTATGGATTCTGAGAGTGCTGTGCAGACCTAAATCTGTCTCTCTGGAGTACCATTCTAatgacacagtcacagacacactgCCAAAAACATTATTGAGGAGACGTTCAATCTGGTTGTGGAAATGTACAATAGGACAGGGGTTTTTAAACTGGGGTCAGCGGCCATTCAAGGGAAATGCCAGTTTGATTTTGTTCAAATGTTTGAGCAGAGGAACACAGCACTAGCCATGGTAAAATGcatagaattgtaggaaattaaCATTCTTTATTTTGATCTAGCTCTAACATTTTCAGTctatttacatttgtcatttagcagacactcttatccagagtgacttagttTGTGCAATCATCTTAAGACAGCTAGGTGCGACAACCACATCTGTCATAGTATATTTTTCCTCAAATTAGCTAtaagcaaagtcagtgctagtagaaAAGATGTACAAATGGTCAAGGTTGAGTGTTAGTTCACGAAAGGCaatattgtaaaaaaaatgtaatgccaacttcaactgtatgtttgtttttagatataaatagaATACATAGTTTCAACCTCTGGCAGAGTAAATATGGTATTAAGATGAGGTTGATTAAAATCTGCTCCCCCTTCCATCCACATGTTCTGGAAGATTTACAAAGCCATTATCTATCACACTGAGAATGCCACAAATGACATTTCCTCAATATCATATCACCTCATAATAACCTCTGTTAATTTTCTATTAGGTTCACAAATATAGCCTATCATTTCAAAACTGTGTGATGTTGATATTCAAAGTCTTAGCTATGCGCTATTGTCATACTTACACTCTTTCTTTCCTGTCTGCAGAGTTCTTCCGCGAGTTACTGGACAACGCGGAGCGCTCGCTCAACGACATGTTCGTGCGCACATACGGCAAGATGTACGTGCAGAACGCCGAGCTATTCAAGCACTTCTTCCAGGAGCTGAAGCGCTACTACGTTTCGGGCAGCGGCGTGGTCAACCTGGACTCCATGCTGTCTGACTTCTGGGAAGACCTCCTGGAGAGGATGTTCCGATTGGTCAACGTCCAGTACGAGTTCAGCGACGCCTACATGGAGTGCGTCAGCCGCCACACCGAGCAGCTAAAACCGTTTGGAGACGTGCCACGCAAGCTCCGCCTCCAGCTGACACGGGCCTTCGTGGCGGCGCGCACCTTTACCCGCGGCCTGGCGCTCATGCCCGAGGTGGTCAACAAGGTCTCCACGGTAAGAGGGATGTTAATGCGTAGTATTacatatacagtgctttcagaaagtattcacaccctttgagtcTTTCAACATTTTGTGGTTACAGCCAGAATTTAAAATGCATTGCATTGAGATTTTgtatcactgatctacacacaataccccataatcctgtttacaataaggcaaaactgcaaaaaatgtggcaaagaaaaggAACTTTCTGTTccgaatacaaagcattatgtttgggaaaatccaacacatcactcagTACCatgcttcatattttcaagcatggtggtggctacatgttatgggtatgcttgtcatcggcaaggactatggagttttttttaggataaaaataaaccgaatggagctaagcacaggaaaaatcctataGGGAAacttggttgtctgctttccaacagacactggagatgaattcacctttcagcaggacaataacctaaaatacaaggccatatatacacaggagttgcttaccaagatgacatggaatgttcctgagtggctagttacagttttgacatattGGCttcaaaatatatggcaagacttgaaaatggttgtctagcaaagatcaacaaccaacttgacacagcttGGGGAAAAAATGAAATGGTAATGtacaaatgttgtacaatccatgtgtgcaaagctcttagtctTACCTAGGAAGACTCACaggtgtaatcactgccaaaagtgcttctacaaagtattgaattGGGTGTGATACTTAAATTTCtgaatttcattttcaataaattggcAAAATTGTCTAAACATTTTTTCAcgttgtcataatggggtatagtgtgtagatgggtgagaggaaAAATCTTATCtattttgaatttaggctgtatATCAACAAAATGTGGACTATGTATGAAGACTCTGAAGGCCCTGTGTATTAGTTGAATTATAGCATCTCTGTGATGGGATATGTTGGTTCAGTGTCACGTAGGATCCAGGGAGGATGTTGAGAAGTAGCATGAAGTGCCCTTAAAGCCTCCTGTGTAGAGAGAGTTGGTCTGGCAGTGCTTATCTGTAGCCTTGGTCAGTGTTCTCATGCACTGAAAAGCTGGTTTAAACCCCTAAATAGACAAACATTCCCATACCTGGTTCCCAGAATAACAACCTGTAATGTTTGACCAGGTGTGGGGAGTTCAGGTGAACATTTCTTCCTCACCCTCCTGTGTTTTCTAACCTCTGTGGAAAGcaggtgacatttgggacactgTCTGAATGGGAGTTGAAGATTCCATAATGTTAAGATTCCataatgttttgttgttaggtgtgtgtgtgaagagaggACATGATAGGTTTCTAGCAGTTTTGGAAGTGACTCATTAATGATAAGATACTGCACATTGGACTTTCACTATAAATCACATTGGGATTTGAGTGATAAtttgatgttgtgtgtgtgtgtatatatatatatgtgtatatgtgtgtatatatatgtgtatatgtatgtgtatatgtatatgtgtatatgtgtatgtatgtgtatatgtgtatgtatatgtatgtatgtatgtatgtatatatatatatatactgatctTTATCTTAAACCAGCAGGCAGGACACTaagactaatatatatatatattagtcttAGTGTCCTGCCTGCTGGTTTAAGATAAAGATCAGTTCATTCACCTCATTTAACTTAGTGACCAATGCATAGGGGTACAaactccctcctctttccccctccctcagGTCAATGTGTCCCCCAGCTGTGTGCGGGCAACCATGAAGATGATGTACTGTCCCTACTGTTCTGGCCAGATTTCCCTCAAGCCTTGTCAGAACTACTGTCTCAATGTGATGCGTGGCTGTCTTGCCAACCAGGCCGATCTCGACACCGAGTGGAACAACTTCCTGGGTAAGGGCTTCCATATCCAACAAGGAACAGCTCACTCTGCTGTGTGTTAGTCTCCTGCCACGCTGTCCCCCACTGGGGTGCCTCTGGTGCCTGCTACCCCCTCTCTGTGTGGCAGCTTTACTGGGCCTTATTTTGGGCGCCTTGTTAAGTCCTCTTAGGATCAAAACACTGACACTGCTGTGTGCTTCCCCCTGCTGGTAGAAACAGGACAAATTGCCCCATAGTGAAAATGGTCGAAAGAATCTAGGCCCCAAAAAGATTATAGTGCTTCTTCCAGAAGTATTTACTTAGGGTGTGGTTGTTTTCATTGTGACTGAGTTGTCTTATTCTCAGATGCCATGTTGAGTCTGGCTGAGAGGTTGGAGGGGCCCTTCAACTTCGAGTCTGTCATGGATCCCATTGACGTCAAGATCTCTGAGGCCATCATGAACATGCAGGAGAACAGCATGCAGGTGTCACAGAAGGTGAGTCACTTCCTGTCTGGTAGCACGTCCGTCAGCCCGTCCGTCCGTTAGCCAGCCAGCCCGTCCGTCCGTTAGCCGGCCAGCCCGTCCGTCCGTTAGCCGGCCAGCCCGCCCGTCCGTCCGTTAGCCGGCCCGCCCGCCCGTCCGTCCGTTAGCCGGCCCGCCCGCCCGTCCGTCCGTTAGCCGGCCCGCCCGTCCGTCCACCCGTTAGCCGGCCAGCCCGTccgttagccagccagccagcccgtcCGCCCGCCCGTCCGTGAGCAGGCCAGCCCGCCCGTCCGTGAGCAGGCCAGCCCGCCCGTCCGTGAGCCGGCCAGCCCGCCCGTCCGTGAGCCGGCCAGCCCGCCCGTCCGTGAGCCGGCCAGCCCGCCCGTCCGTGAGCCGGCCAGCCCGCCCGCCCGTCCGTCCGTCAGCCCGCCCGCCCGTCCGTCCGTCAGCCAGCCCGTCCGCCCGTCCGTCAGTCTGGTTGCCGTCCCGTCAGTCTCTGTACATGCCACTCACTCTACTCTCCACCCTCCAGGTGTTTCAGGGGTGTGGTCAGCCTCAGCCAGGTAAAGGCTTCCGGTCCCGTCGTTCAGTCAAGGAGACAGGATTCACCGGTCGCTTCCGTCCCTACAGCCCCGATGCACGGCCCACCACAGCTGCTGGCACCAGCCTGGACAGACTGGTAAGTCTTCGTCAGACATCGGGGCCCAACCAGCAGCCTCAAGTTTTTGCAAGTCTTTCAAATGGACTTAGTATAAATGTGTGATCCATCTCTGTTTGCCTACCCAGACGACGGATGTGAAGAAGAAGCTGAAGCATGCTAAGAAGTTCTGGTCTACGCTGCCAGAGACCGTGTGTGTTGGAGAGAGGATCACGTCTGGGGATGACTGTTGGAATGGAACAGCAAAGAGCAGGTTAGTTTGGCAGGTTGTTTTCGCAGGTCACTCCCTTGACACAGACACCAAtcaactacttttgactagggcctgtAGGGATGGAGCCACTCACTCTAAAGGCATAAAGTAAGGTTGCTGCAGAACGAATTAGTGTGTCCTGTAGGATCTCCCCATTCACTCACACCCTTCTTCCCTAGGTACGAGTCTGTTGTTATGGGCAACGGATTGGCCAATCAGGTGTCCAACCCAGATGTGGaagtggacatcacaaagccaGACCTGGTGATTCGCAGTCAGATCGCAGTGTTAAAGGAAATGACTAGCTGGCTGAAGGCTGCCCACAGCGGCAACGACATCTCCAGCGACCAAGGTGAGGATGGTAAGCCTTAACAGATGAACTGACTATTTACACAGCCTATTTACCACACCTCTCCAGAGAACTTGACGACGTCACCACAATAATGTGTGCACTACTGAGGAAAAAGGCTGTGTGTTGTCTTCTGAacggtcagatagctagcaaGAAGCTGTGTTGACGTGTTTTGACTCTTGTTACGTCTATGCTAATTTGGCAAaaattagcaagctagctagccaacaatgTACAGGTaaatgacaaaataaaggaaacacttgagtaaatgagggatacaaattaTTTGGAacgcaggtgcttccacacaggtgtggagTAACATCCCACTATGCTTCGGTTCATGTATAGAAATGTTGGCTAGGCCCAATTGCCCATTAATTTTAGCTACCATGTCTGGATGGAGAGAtctgtgactttgaaagaggagtGATTGTTGGGGCAcgtttatgttttcaataaacatttgcaGACTAAGTTTACAAGTTGGCAATAATCCTTTGATTGTAAGCCCACCCAGTCTGTTTTCACCTCCTAGTTGCGTAGTGCACACCCAGTGGTTTTGTTGGTAAACACCCCACCTGTCTATAGATGAGAAGAATATCTAGGCCAGATAATGTATTCAGTTTGACTACGAATGCCTCCCTGTGAGAGAAGGAACCTTCAATGACATTTAgaagacattttttttattttgtatttttaatttttttttatccaaagggacttagtcatgcgtgcataaaGCTTTTACATCTGGGTCATCCCggaaatcaaacccactatcttggcgttgcaagcgccatactctaccaactgagctagagAGGACCACAAATTTGGTGTTACCATTCAAAATGTTATAACAGACTTGATCACTTCTCTTTTCATCCCCGAATGCTGTTTCTAGTCCTGAGTTCATGGCCTCATCAAcctgctcgctctctcgctctctctctctctctcgctctctctcgctctgttccagATGAAGACGgtagcggaggagaggagagtggcagCGGCTGTGACTCTCCGTCCTGTGAGGTGGACCGGGACATCtacttctccaccatggccacCCCCATCAACCCCCGCCTAGTCAAGATGGTGCACCAGGACACGAGTGGCGGAGTCCGTGTGGCACACGGGAGCATGGCACTGGCCCTCAGTGCACTTGTCCTGGCCCTGCTCGCCCCCCACTGGAGATAAAACTGCCGAgggaaggaaagggagagagcgcCAGAGAGAAGGGGGTGAAAAACTGTCAGAGATACTTTAAAAAAGACTACCTCCAGGACCTCTGTCTGCCTGccatctttgggggggggggggggcgggggcTCTGGAGTTATTAATATTATAACTTCACTTTTCATTTTGTTTTTATAAAAATGGACATCAAGTGTACAGTGATACAATTTTCTTCCAAAatgttcacttttttttttttatttgcattTTGTCCCGATTAACTGATTGACCCCTTGAAGCTAGGATCTCCACCGCCACATCACCGACAGTGTTTTCAGTTCTACCATTTTAGCCCATTATTCACATTTTAGTTGTTGTCCAAGTGAGTGTTAATGGCTTAGAGATATCTCAATTGGAACCCAGGATTGTGTGTGAGCGCGCGCGTTTTgtagtgtgcctgtgtgtctgagtacTTTTCATTATAAGAATATGCTCTCTATTCACAAATGCATTTTCTTTATCAAGAGAGCAACTAAGGAACAATATTTCTGGTTTGTGTGAGTGTGCTTCCTTTTCTTTTTAAAGATATAGTGGCCGTATGGTCAGGCTGGCCAGGGATGAATGTGTACGAGAACATTGAAATTGACATCTTGGTCACATGTTGAAGCTTCAGACTGGCTTACACAGCTAAAAGTACAAGACTGGTAGCTCTGTGGGAAAACGCTGAGAAGTTACAGGGCTGCTGGTTTGGTAGGAGATGGAACTATCTGGCGAGGGGTTCTCTGGGTTTCTGTATGCCCAGGTGTGTATCCATCACATCCTAAACTACACTCTAAACCAGTCCACTGAGATCATACCTCATGTGTTTTCTGAATCATCATTATAAAATAGCTGTGTTGGATGTATGGGGGATGTCTTGATATAGGTTACAAGGGAATGCTGGAGACTTGACAGGAGGGGCTCCCTCTCCCTGGCATTCCCCCTATAGAAGGCAGAGCTGACAGGTGTCCAGGGGCAGTGACTCTGCACAGTCAGTCTGACATGAAAAAATAAGATCTTGGCAGGGAGTGGCTTGTATGTTCAACATCTTTTAGATATAGCAGAAAAGAGAAACTAAGACACAATTGAGTGACTTTGTGAATTGGAGATGAGGGAAACATGGAGACTGAGTATGATTAAATTGGAACACAGGGTTTTACGTGGAGGTAGTGTTcaattttttttgtaataaaGATATGTATTAGGTACTACAATGAATTGTACTGTTAGTTGTAGGAGCTGGTGGTCTGTGTGCACAGATTGTTTTGGGGTGCTTGTTTGCACCCCATACAGACATTTACCTCTACTTTCATTAGATCTGTCTGACGGGTCCCCCCCTTGCATCCAATAATTTCAACTGTTTGCAACTGAAGTTGATACATTCTGTCTTGCATGGAAAATGAAACCTTGGTACGTTAGTAACTAATTAATGATCATGGAAAAAAAAATCTCCAATCAATTGTATCCGTTGTCAGCAGAAGTACTTTTCTGTCTCTCCAGACAGAACGGTGTACCTGAGTTTGTGTTGAATTGGATAACTGACAAGCACAATATGTTTGAGTTCACATCACCTAAAAGTTTCACCTCACATTATCCACTGGTTGCTTTTGTACAGTAAATTATTTAATTGCATGTTTATTTTAAAGCATTTACAAACATGCATTCAAAAAATACAGTATTCAGAATGTATTGATATATTGTGTAG
This genomic window contains:
- the gpc4 gene encoding glypican-4 isoform X1: MKTMLVFSTVYTFAVLFVSTTAEPKSTSCNEVRAAYSSKGFNSNDVPNKGIHGTHLKVCPQEYSCCTLEMEEKLSQQSHSDLKAPISQLSTNLQSTFKQRHSHFDQFFRELLDNAERSLNDMFVRTYGKMYVQNAELFKHFFQELKRYYVSGSGVVNLDSMLSDFWEDLLERMFRLVNVQYEFSDAYMECVSRHTEQLKPFGDVPRKLRLQLTRAFVAARTFTRGLALMPEVVNKVSTVNVSPSCVRATMKMMYCPYCSGQISLKPCQNYCLNVMRGCLANQADLDTEWNNFLDAMLSLAERLEGPFNFESVMDPIDVKISEAIMNMQENSMQVSQKVFQGCGQPQPGKGFRSRRSVKETGFTGRFRPYSPDARPTTAAGTSLDRLTTDVKKKLKHAKKFWSTLPETVCVGERITSGDDCWNGTAKSRYESVVMGNGLANQVSNPDVEVDITKPDLVIRSQIAVLKEMTSWLKAAHSGNDISSDQGEDDEDGSGGEESGSGCDSPSCEVDRDIYFSTMATPINPRLVKMVHQDTSGGVRVAHGSMALALSALVLALLAPHWR
- the gpc4 gene encoding glypican-4 isoform X2, yielding MKTMLVFSTVYTFAVLFVSTTAEPKSTSCNEVRAAYSSKGFNSNDVPNKGIHGTHLKVCPQEYSCCTLEMEEKLSQQSHSDLKAPISQLSTNLQSTFKQRHSHFDQFFRELLDNAERSLNDMFVRTYGKMYVQNAELFKHFFQELKRYYVSGSGVVNLDSMLSDFWEDLLERMFRLVNVQYEFSDAYMECVSRHTEQLKPFGDVPRKLRLQLTRAFVAARTFTRGLALMPEVVNKVSTVNVSPSCVRATMKMMYCPYCSGQISLKPCQNYCLNVMRGCLANQADLDTEWNNFLDAMLSLAERLEGPFNFESVMDPIDVKISEAIMNMQENSMQVSQKVFQGCGQPQPGKGFRSRRSVKETGFTGRFRPYSPDARPTTAAGTSLDRLTTDVKKKLKHAKKFWSTLPETVCVGERITSGDDCWNGTAKSRYESVVMGNGLANQVSNPDVEVDITKPDLVIRSQIAVLKEMTSWLKAAHSGNDISSDQDEDGSGGEESGSGCDSPSCEVDRDIYFSTMATPINPRLVKMVHQDTSGGVRVAHGSMALALSALVLALLAPHWR